In Danaus plexippus chromosome 28, MEX_DaPlex, whole genome shotgun sequence, a genomic segment contains:
- the LOC116776184 gene encoding pyruvate dehydrogenase (acetyl-transferring) kinase, mitochondrial isoform X1: MRLAGTIFSNVTKMLDFYSQFNPSPLSIKQFIDFGLNACERKSYLFLRNELPVRLANIMKEIALLPENLLRMPSVGLVNQWYERSFEEIIEFEKKEPEPPVLSEFCERLVLIRNRHSDVVQTMAQGVLELKESHEVDPGIENSIQYFLDRFYMSRISIRMLINQHTLLFGENELGARQASVNGIGNGGRHIGSIDPACDVIAVVKDAYENARFLCDRYYLASPDLELLQHGSTETHPLPVVYVPSHLYHMLFELFKNSMRAVMETHENNPPPIQVNIVQGREDISVKMSDRGGGIPRSVSDLLFKYMYSTAPQPSRSDSQTVPLAGYGYGLPISRLYARYFHGDLVLMSCEGYGTDAIIYLKALTNEANELLPIFNRTSSKFYRTSPSPADWSGPAPYRPKDKPNLQHKQ; encoded by the exons gtTTGAACGCCTGCGAAAGGAAATCCTACCTCTTCCTTCGCAATGAGTTACCAGTTAG GTTGGCCAACATAATGAAGGAGATAGCTCTGCTGCCGGAGAACCTGTTGCGGATGCCCTCGGTGGGTCTGGTGAACCAGTGGTACGAGAGGTCCTTCGAGGAGATCATAGAGTTTGAGAAGAAGGAACCCGAACCTCCCGTCCTCAGCGA ATTCTGCGAGCGTCTGGTCCTGATACGTAATCGTCATTCAGACGTGGTCCAGACGATGGCCCAGGGGGTGTTGGAGCTCAAGGAATCCCACGAGGTCGATCCCGGGATAGAGAACTCCATACAGTACTTCCTGGACAGATTCTACATGAGTCGGATATCTATACGGATGTTGATCAACCAGCACA CCCTACTGTTCGGTGAGAACGAGCTGGGCGCCCGTCAGGCTAGCGTCAACGGCATAGGTAACGGCGGGAGACACATCGGTTCAATAGACCCTGCGTGTGACGTCATCGCCGTCGTCAAAGACGCCTACGAGAACGCACGCTTCCTCTGCGACCGGTACTACCTCGCGTCACCGGACTTGGAGCTCTTGCAGCACGGCT CGACGGAGACTCACCCGTTGCCGGTGGTGTACGTGCCGTCACACCTCTACCACATGCTGTTCGAGCTGTTCAAGAACTCGATGAGAGCCGTCATGGAAACCCACGAGAACAACCCGCCCCCGATCCAGGTCAACATAGTACAGGGACGGGAGGATATATCGGTCAAG ATGTCTGATCGCGGGGGCGGCATACCTCGCAGCGTCTCCGACCTCCTCTTCAAGTATATGTACAGCACAGCGCCGCAACCCTCGCGCTCCGACTCGCAGACCGTACCCCTGGCTG GTTATGGTTACGGTCTCCCGATATCCCGTCTATACGCGCGCTACTTCCACGGGGACCTGGTGCTTATGTCCTGCGAGGGTTACGGAACAGACGCGATCATATACCTTAAG GCTCTAACGAACGAAGCGAACGAGCTGCTGCCGATCTTCAACCGGACTTCCAGCAAGTTCTATAGGACTTCGCCCTCGCCCGCCGACTGGTCCGGCCCGGCGCCCTACAGGCCCAAAGACAAGCCAAACTTACAACACAAACAATAA
- the LOC116776184 gene encoding pyruvate dehydrogenase (acetyl-transferring) kinase, mitochondrial isoform X2: MKEIALLPENLLRMPSVGLVNQWYERSFEEIIEFEKKEPEPPVLSEFCERLVLIRNRHSDVVQTMAQGVLELKESHEVDPGIENSIQYFLDRFYMSRISIRMLINQHTLLFGENELGARQASVNGIGNGGRHIGSIDPACDVIAVVKDAYENARFLCDRYYLASPDLELLQHGSTETHPLPVVYVPSHLYHMLFELFKNSMRAVMETHENNPPPIQVNIVQGREDISVKMSDRGGGIPRSVSDLLFKYMYSTAPQPSRSDSQTVPLAGYGYGLPISRLYARYFHGDLVLMSCEGYGTDAIIYLKALTNEANELLPIFNRTSSKFYRTSPSPADWSGPAPYRPKDKPNLQHKQ; the protein is encoded by the exons ATGAAGGAGATAGCTCTGCTGCCGGAGAACCTGTTGCGGATGCCCTCGGTGGGTCTGGTGAACCAGTGGTACGAGAGGTCCTTCGAGGAGATCATAGAGTTTGAGAAGAAGGAACCCGAACCTCCCGTCCTCAGCGA ATTCTGCGAGCGTCTGGTCCTGATACGTAATCGTCATTCAGACGTGGTCCAGACGATGGCCCAGGGGGTGTTGGAGCTCAAGGAATCCCACGAGGTCGATCCCGGGATAGAGAACTCCATACAGTACTTCCTGGACAGATTCTACATGAGTCGGATATCTATACGGATGTTGATCAACCAGCACA CCCTACTGTTCGGTGAGAACGAGCTGGGCGCCCGTCAGGCTAGCGTCAACGGCATAGGTAACGGCGGGAGACACATCGGTTCAATAGACCCTGCGTGTGACGTCATCGCCGTCGTCAAAGACGCCTACGAGAACGCACGCTTCCTCTGCGACCGGTACTACCTCGCGTCACCGGACTTGGAGCTCTTGCAGCACGGCT CGACGGAGACTCACCCGTTGCCGGTGGTGTACGTGCCGTCACACCTCTACCACATGCTGTTCGAGCTGTTCAAGAACTCGATGAGAGCCGTCATGGAAACCCACGAGAACAACCCGCCCCCGATCCAGGTCAACATAGTACAGGGACGGGAGGATATATCGGTCAAG ATGTCTGATCGCGGGGGCGGCATACCTCGCAGCGTCTCCGACCTCCTCTTCAAGTATATGTACAGCACAGCGCCGCAACCCTCGCGCTCCGACTCGCAGACCGTACCCCTGGCTG GTTATGGTTACGGTCTCCCGATATCCCGTCTATACGCGCGCTACTTCCACGGGGACCTGGTGCTTATGTCCTGCGAGGGTTACGGAACAGACGCGATCATATACCTTAAG GCTCTAACGAACGAAGCGAACGAGCTGCTGCCGATCTTCAACCGGACTTCCAGCAAGTTCTATAGGACTTCGCCCTCGCCCGCCGACTGGTCCGGCCCGGCGCCCTACAGGCCCAAAGACAAGCCAAACTTACAACACAAACAATAA
- the LOC116776175 gene encoding zinc finger protein ZFP2-like, with amino-acid sequence MANLLLKKDGICRTCLKEAVNCKSLLSKMENDDRTVCEVLSFITSFDIIISEKYPKQICNECFIMIRKTEEFKTRCIQSETLLKNEFLNCSVFVDDFVKQDLIANNNLSPSFNNDDSLSNENDTLKLDVLNVIKQERDDFLQGDIEDLSNTNLIDKIEVPETSPLICLPKTIASEYDREYEDIKQFKSHLEKCNHEESTKKCENLFVVCKKETACSELLKTGSNTHENAQNVCNFDQNFTNGCNISNKYDFSQVDSTCSDEISCTTKIFNQETPVTKQISNEKKSNSLAKRRETLKPGAVDESSTISCPHCTRVLPDVKAFEKHLEKHRKCAKKKEFQCSMCSRKFLSRKLLTEHINSHLDKNDQKFVCTTCKREFKHQAHLENHIENAHTKIKGFKCDTCTKSFSNQESLEFHKKQHTNTRKYQCNVCSKTFAVHSVLNEHLRTHTGEKPFLCSICGRGFTQKTNLAQHMRRHQGLKPYKCSNCDRSFVSKGELDAHTRKHTGKHPFVCDECGNGFTTSSSLTKHRRIHTGEKRYACDLCSMRFTALGTLKNHRRTHTGEKPYQCMLCEKAFIQRQDLVGHIRCHTGERPFTCTSCGQGFRKSSALKVHLRSHGNDMLVM; translated from the exons ATGGTATTTGTAGAACCTGTCTGAAGGAAGCCGTTAATTGTAAGTCATTGTTAAGTAAAATGGAGAACGACGATAGGACTGTGTGCGAAGTTTTGAGTTTCATTACGagctttgatataattataagtgaaaaatatCCCAAACAGATATGTAACGAGTGCTTTATTATGATACGGAAAACTGAAGAGTTCAAAACGCGTTGTATTCAGTCAGAAACATTactaaaaaatgaatttttaaactgCTCCGTGTTTGTTGACGATTTTGTAAAGCAAGATCTAATCGCGAATAACAATTTATCTCCGTCTTTCAATAATGATGATAGTTTAAGTAACGAGAATGATACACTTAAGCTTGATGTTTTGAACGTGATAAAACAGGAGAGAGATGATTTCTTACAAGGAGACATAGAAGATTTATCCAATACTAATCTCATTGATAAAATTGAAGTACCAGAAACAAGTCCTTTGATTTGTCTTCCCAAAACTATAGCAAGCGAGTATGACAGAGAGTACGAAGATATAAAACAGTTCAAGTCGCATTTGGAAAAATGTAATCATGAAGAAAGCACCAAGAAgtgtgaaaatttatttgttgtttgcAAAAAAGAGACAGCATGTtcggaattattaaaaacaggtTCAAATACACACGAAAATGCACAAAATGTGTGTAACTTCGACCAAAACTTTACAAATGGTTGTAATATTAGCAATAAGTATGACTTTAGTCAAGTAGATAGCACATGTAGCGATGAGATTTCTTGTacaacaaaaatctttaaccaAGAAACTCctgttacaaaacaaataagtaatgaaaaaaaatcaaacagtTTGGCAAAGAGACGGGAAACACTAAAACCAGGTGCAGTTGATGAGTCATCAACAATATCCTGTCCTCACTGTACTCGGGTACTGCCAGATGTGAAAGCATTTGAAAAGCATCTAGAAAAGCACAGAAAATGTGCGAAAAAGAAAGAATTCCAATGCTCAATGTGTTCTAGAAAATTCCTAAGTAGAAAACTATTGACGGAACACATCAACTCGCATCTAGATAAAAATGATCAGAAATTTGTTTGCACGACATGCAAAAGAGAGTTCAAACATCAGGCACATTTAGAGAACCATATAGAAAATGCGCACACCAAGATAAAAGGCTTCAAGTGTGACACATGCACTAAGAGCTTCTCCAACCAGGAAAGTCTTGAATTCCACAAGAAACAACACACAAACACTAGGAAATATCAATGCAATGTCTGCAGCAAGACTTTTGCTGTACATTCAGTGCTCAACGAACATTTGCGGACCCACACAGGCGAAAAGCCGTTCCTCTGTTCGATTTGCGGAAGAGGTTTCACACAGAAGACGAATTTAGCCCAACACATGAGGCGGCATCAGGGATTAAAACCTTACAAGTGTAGTAACTGTGATAGAAG tttTGTATCTAAAGGCGAGCTCGATGCTCACACTCGTAAGCACACTGGCAAGCATCCGTTTGTATGTGATGAGTGTGGGAACGGCTTCACAACGTCTAGTTCATTAACAAAACACAGAAGAATACACACCGGTGAGAAAAGATATGCTTGTGATCTGTGCTCAATGAGATTCACAGCTTTAGGGACATTGAAGAATCACAGACGGACACACACCGGGGAGAAGCCGTACCAGTGTATGTTGTGTGAGAAGGCGTTCATTCAGCGGCAGGATCTTGTGGGTCATATCAGATGTCACACCGGAGAGAGGCCCTTCACCTGCACGAGCTGCGGGCAAGGGTTCAGGAAGTCGTCAGCTTTGAAAGTGCATTTAAGGAGTCACGGGAACGACATGCTTGTTATGTGA
- the LOC116776174 gene encoding methionine--tRNA ligase, cytoplasmic: MKIYTNENNTATLKLLIAAKLAGKDVELLKGTHEESPGPAVLPRLEVHEELSFFSSNAAVQYLFPVLDLSQNGQCLQMLEWEATRLYPVVSTVLTSKTVSSELKEALNTSLLIADNLLAKHQYILGDKLSPVDVSIFSTLYPLCCTDLKDTYLKEYSHVLRWSGDIGNSEAVQEAVKQWGGSPNSPPSASSLLGTPQVVIQTPTGSPDEVPEKLSAEELEMARDNFLNGINKLQPPLKREGVVLPDKDRRNVLITSALPYVNNVPHLGNIIGCVLSADIFSRYCRLCGFNTLFVCGTDEYGTATETKALEEGVTPRQICDKYFAIHDAVYRWFNIDFDYFGRTSTEQQTRIAQDLFKKLNANGFVSKQTVEQLYCEKCDRFLADRFVEGTCPHPGCLYDNARGDQCDKCGKLINAVELREARCKVCSSSPAVRNSDQLFIELPQLEPSLRSWASRAEAGWSGPARAVLRAWMRDKLRCRAVTRDLKWGVPVPITGFENKVFYVWFDAPIGYLSITECATGNYEKWWKRSPDYDVKLYQFMAKDNVPFHVIMFPATVIGVNEGHLLVDHIYATEYLNYEDTKFSKSRGVGVFGTDARDTGIPSDVWRFYLAMIRPETSDSSFSWADLATRNNSELLNNLGNFCHRSLSFCYSSFSAAVPDTQLAHTDLEIIAGVNRDVVAYVQHLERGRLRDALRHVLRVSRAGNLYMQDTQPWALLKGGTQDRVKAATTIGVCCELVALLAALLAPYMPDTSKRLCTQLNIDQSELRINPTEPCMVRFLGPGHTINKPEPLFTKIEQQTVDELRRKYAGTQADRQKSNGDCKKLSVAELEAAISAQGEKVRKLKSSTKDKAVWQPEVDVLLALKKQLTLAHTHADQQTGSAAELERAVAEQGDKVRKLKASTKDKTVWQPEVNKLLALKKQLAEHTDRQTGNHSPGSVEQLEKAIAEQGDKVRKLKASTKDKSVWQPEVNVLLDLKKQLTALQANK, from the exons ATGAAGATTTATACTAACGAGAACAACACGGCTACATTGAAGCTGCTTATAGCGGCGAAGTTAGCTGGGAAAGACGTCGAATTGCTGAAGGGAACTCACGAAG AATCTCCAGGTCCAGCAGTATTACCGCGTCTGGAAGTCCACGAGGAGCTCAGCTTCTTTAGCAGTAATGCAGCAGTTCAGTATCTATTCCCCGTACTAGATCTTTCCCAGAATGGACAATG TCTACAGATGTTAGAATGGGAAGCGACTCGTCTTTATCCCGTCGTGTCGACCGTCCTGACCTCTAAGACCGTTTCATCCGAGTTGAAGGAAGCTTTAAACACCTCGTTACTGATTGCCGACAATCTTCTGGCTAAACATCAGTATATACTTGgg GACAAACTGAGTCCTGTAGATGTATCAATATTCAGCACACTATATCCGTTGTGCTGCACAGATCTCAAGGATACCTATCTTAAAGAGTACAGTCATGTTCTCCGATGGTCCGGAGATATCGGGAACTCTGAGGCCGTCCAG GAAGCTGTAAAACAGTGGGGCGGATCCCCTAACAGTCCACCATCAGCCTCATCGCTGCTGGGTACTCCACAAGTCGTCATACAAACACCGACCGG ATCCCCCGATGAAGTGCCAGAGAAGCTGTCCGCCGAGGAGTTGGAAATGGCGAGAGACAACTTCCTCAACGGAATCAACAAGCTGCAGCCGCCGTTAAAGAGAGAAGGAGTCGT TCTGCCGGATAAGGATCGCAGGAACGTCCTGATAACCTCCGCCCTGCCGTACGTCAACAACGTGCCTCACCTCGGCAACATTATAGGCTGCGTCCTCTCCGCGGATATATTCTCCAG ATATTGTCGTCTGTGTGGCTTCAACACGCTGTTCGTGTGCGGCACGGACGAGTACGGCACGGCCACTGAGACGAAg GCGTTGGAGGAAGGCGTCACACCGCGTCAGATATGTGATAAGTATTTCGCCATCCACGACGCTGTGTATCGCTGGTTCAACATAGACTTTGATTACTTCGGAAGGACCAGCACCGAGCAACAGACAag GATAGCCCAGGACCTGTTCAAGAAACTGAACGCCAACGGCTTCGTCAGCAAGCAGACGGTGGAGCAGTTGTACTGTGAGAAGTGTGACAGATTCCTCGCTGACAG GTTCGTGGAGGGTACCTGTCCCCACCCCGGCTGTTTGTACGACAACGCCCGCGGGGACCAGTGCGATAAGTGCGGGAAGCTCATCAACGCTGTCGAGCTCCGCGAGGCGAGGTGCAAGGTGTGCTCCAGCTCGCCCGCCGTCAGGAACAGCGACCAGCTGTTCATAGAACTACCTCAG TTGGAGCCCTCTCTCCGTTCGTGGGCGTCGCGGGCGGAGGCCGGGTGGTCTGGTCCAGCTCGCGCCGTGCTCCGGGCCTGGATGAGGGACAAGCTGAGATGTAGGGCCGTCACTAGAGATCTCAAGTGGGGTGTCCCTGTGCCTATAACCGGCTTTGAGAATAAA GTATTCTACGTGTGGTTCGACGCACCGATCGGCTACCTCAGTATAACGGAGTGCGCGACCGGGAACTACGAGAAGTGGTGGAAACGGTCGCCGGACTATGAC GTGAAGCTCTACCAGTTCATGGCCAAGGACAACGTTCCGTTCCACGTGATAATGTTCCCAGCTACGGTCATCGGGGTCAACGAGGGTCACCTGCTGGTGGACCACATCTACGCCACAG aatatTTGAACTATGAAGACACTAAGTTCTCCAAGTCCCGCGGCGTGGGCGTGTTCGGGACGGACGCTCGG GACACGGGCATACCGTCCGACGTGTGGCGCTTCTACCTGGCCATGATCAGGCCAGAGACCTCCGACTCCAGCTTCAGCTGGGCGGACCTCGCCACCAG GAACAACTCGGAGCTGCTCAACAACCTGGGTAACTTCTGCCACCGGAGCCTGAGCTTCTGTTACAGCTCGTTCTCCGCAGCCGTTCCCGACACGCAGCTCGCGCACACGGACCTGGAGATCATAGCCGGAGTCAACAGGGACGTGGTCG CGTATGTCCAGCACCTGGAGCGAGGTCGGCTGCGGGACGCGCTCCGCCACGTGCTGCGAGTGTCCCGCGCCGGCAACCTGTACATGCAGGACACGCAGCCCTGGGCGCTGCTGAAGGGCGGGACACAGGACAG GGTGAAGGCTGCAACAACGATAGGTGTCTGTTGTGAGCTGGTGGCTCTGCTGGCAGCCCTGCTGGCCCCGTACATGCCCGACACCAGCAAACGGCTCTGCACACAACTGAACATAGACCAGAGCGAGCTAAGGATTAACCCGAC GGAGCCCTGTATGGTGAGGTTCCTGGGGCCGGGACACACGATCAACAAGCCGGAGCCGCTCTTCACCAAGATAGAGCAGCAGACGGTCGACGAGTTGCGGAGGAAGTACGCCGGCACACAGGCGGACAGGCAGAAG TCGAACGGAGACTGCAAGAAGCTGAGTGTCGCTGAGTTAGAGGCAGCCATATCCGCTCAG gGTGAAAAAGTTAGAAAATTGAAATCGTCTACAAAGGACAAGGCGGTTTGGCAACCGGAAGTAGACGTACTGCTGGCTCTGAAGAAACAACTCACCCTCGCGCACACACACGCCGACCAGCAGACGGGCAGCGCGGCGGAGCTGGAGAGAGCCGTCGCTGAACaa GGCGATAAAGTGAGAAAACTGAAGGCATCGACGAAAGATAAAACCGTTTGGCAGCCGGAGGTCAATAAACTGTTGGCGCTGAAAAAACAACTCGCGGAACACACGGACAGACAGACGGGCAACCACTCCCCGGGCAGCGTGGAGCAGCTGGAGAAGGCTATAGCTGAACAG GGAGATAAGGTCAGGAAGCTGAAAGCATCCACGAAGGACAAGTCAGTTTGGCAGCCGGAGGTCAACGTACTCTTGGACCTAAAAAAACAGCTGACAGCATTACAAGCCAATAAATAA